A DNA window from Leishmania braziliensis MHOM/BR/75/M2904 complete genome, chromosome 5 contains the following coding sequences:
- a CDS encoding putative nucleolar RNA helicase II: MPRRAREESDEAKSHHTTKFTNSSDDDEPVKVSKTHTKASDHHNDIAAEKRQRTDESSKVAAAAAATRAEVKDGEMPNNGCAATARPFSEFEMNPIVVKALQSRGIESMFPVQALTFNAIMRNADVLVQARTGSGKTLAFGIPIVERLLKLQSHLTRGRGPAAVIFCPTRELAIQVQDVLCGISCGLIVTALYGGVAYANQERVLRSGVDIVVATPGRAKDFLEKGTLHFDRVVMACLDEADHMLDIGFKDDIELLLSQVAEQNGSTSAEKTVHQTLLFSATVPEWVHTCSFIAKDKEFIDMVGKEAVRTASTIKFYRRKCNFSEISSMLADLIKVYSGAHGRTLVFTNTKKDCHDLSINNTKLDSQCLHGDMQQEQRESTMKSFRDNKFSVLIATDVAARGLDLPMVDLVIQCAPPSDIDAFIHRAGRTGRAGRKGVCVLLYQPREEYVVERIERHAKMKFDVLPAPTREEILKAVARDAAEDLARVERRATNLFMEQAAELLKDADPVEILASALAVMSGYTSNITTRGLITGTPGYVTVQMTSDRPLPIPVYCSILRNNLGDDTFMRCRDITLLQDDPGCVFDVLEQFAESVMNTPMRGITFQRIESLPPIIARELNSSRGGRGGFGNGGGYGGGRGGGRGGGRGGFSNGGGYGGSRGGGRGGFSNGGGYGGSRGGGRGGGFQRRY, translated from the coding sequence GGCGTCGGACCACCACAACGACATTGCcgcagagaagcggcagcgcacagATGAGAGCTCCAAggttgcagcagcggcggcggcgactcgTGCAGAGGTGAAGGACGGAGAGATGCCGAACAacggctgcgccgccacggcacgTCCCTTCTCGGAGTTCGAGATGAACCCAATCGTCGTCAAGGCACTGCAGTCGCGCGGCATCGAGTCGATGTTTCCCGTCCAAGCCCTCACCTTCAACGCCATCATGCGAAACGCGGATGTCCTTGTGCAGGCCCGAACCGGCAGCGGTAAGACGCTGGCGTTCGGTATCCCGATCGTGGAACGTCTCCTGAAGCTGCAGAGCCACCTCACCCGGGGTCGCGGCCCGGCTGCTGTGATCTTCTGCCCCACTCGCGAGCTGGCCATACAGGTGCAGGATGTACTCTGCGGGATTAGCTGCGGGCTCATCGTGACAGCCCTATACGGCGGCGTCGCCTACGCAAATCAGgagcgtgtgctgcgcagcggcgtcgacaTCGTCGTGGCCACCCCCGGCCGTGCGAAGGACTTCCTGGAGAAAGGCACATTGCATTTTGACCGCGTCGTGATGGCGTGCCTCGACGAGGCTGACCACATGCTGGATATCGGCTTCAAGGACGACatcgagctgctgctgtcgcaggtGGCAGAGCAGAACGGCTCCACCAGTGCAGAGAAGACAGTGCATCAGACGCTGCTCTTCTCCGCGACGGTGCCGGAGTGGGTGCACACCTGCTCCTTCATCGCCAAGGACAAGGAGTTCATCGACATGGTCGgcaaggaggcggtgcgcacggcCAGCACGATCAAGTTCTATCGCCGAAAATGCAACTTCAGCGAGATCTCCTCGATGCTGGCTGACCTCATCAAGGTGTACAGTGGTGCCCACGGCCGCACCCTTGTCTTCACTAACACAAAGAAGGACTGTCACGACCTCTCCATCAACAACACTAAACTGGACTCGCAGTGCCTCCACGGGGAtatgcagcaggagcagcgcgaGAGTACCATGAAGAGCTTCCGAGACAACAAGTTCAGCGTCCTCATCGCCACTGACGTGGCTGCCCGCGGCCTTGACCTGCCCATGGTGGACCTCGTCATCCAGTGCGCCCCACCCAGCGACATCGACGCCTTCATTCACCGCGCCGGGCGTACCGGGCGCGCTGGCCGCaagggcgtgtgcgtgctgctctACCAGCCGCGCGAGGAGTACGTTGTCGAGCGCATCGAGCGCCACGCGAAGATGAAGTTCGACGTTCTGCCGGCTCCCACGCGTGAGGAGATTCTGAAGGCCGTTGCACGGGACGCCGCTGAGGACCTGGCGCGTGTGGAGCGCCGTGCAACCAACCTTTTCATGGAGCAGGCAGCCGAGCTGCTGAAGGACGCGGACCCGGTCGAGATCCTGGCCTCAGCGCTCGCCGTAATGAGCGGCTACACGTCCAACATCACCACGCGCGGTCTCATTACTGGAACGCCAGGGTACGTGACAGTGCAGATGACGTCCGATCGCCCGCTGCCCATTCCAGTGTACTGCAGTATCCTCCGCAACAACCTCGGCGATGACACGTTCATGCGATGCCGCGACATCACACTGCTGCAGGACGACCCGGGTTGCGTGTTTGACGTCTTGGAACAGTTTGCCGAGAGTGTCATGAACACACCAATGCGCGGTATCACCTTCCAGCGCATCGagtccctccccccaatcATTGCGCGCGAGCTAAACAGCAGtcgcggcggccgtggcggctTCGGAAACGGCGGTGGCTATGGCGGAGgtcgtggtggcggccgtggtggcggccgtggcggctTCAGCAACGGCGGTGGCTATGGCGGAAgtcgtggtggcggccgtggcggctTCAGCAACGGTGGTGGCTATGGCGGGagtcgtggcggcggtcgtggcggcggtTTCCAGCGCCGCTACTGA
- a CDS encoding putative dihydrolipoamide branched chain transacylase → MRAVCCSVIRRVGAAAGAHSCHYAASQRRYFAPTCALLGSCIPYKLTDIGEGITEVQVLSVRVKAGDSINEFDPICEVQSDKATVDITSRYKGVVKAVYLQPGTTAKVGSIMLDIVPEDTGDAPVAASQSRSAASPSPAAPSAPPARSSESKPSSNPSSGKALATPATRYMAREHLLDLARVPATGKGGRVTKGDVLQFIAAGASTAAAPSPPSMAPAGTSAVPGAVVLGLPTEPGDTILPIIGVRRGMVKAMTQAASIPTFTFSEEYELTRLMAARESLKDAVKERSKGKAKLSFMPFFLKAASIALQQHPDINAHCPADCSALVRKAAHNIGFAMDTPNGLIVPVVLHVERKSILDIAIDMQTLIERGKNNKLTTQDMAGGTFTLSNIGPIGATVTAPVLLPPQVAIGAIGRLQKLPRFDANGNLYAANVVCFSFTADHRVIDGASMVRFAKTHKWLLENPENMLVDLR, encoded by the coding sequence ATGCGTGCTGTCTGCTGTTCGGTGATCCGCCGcgttggcgcagctgccggcgCGCATAGCTGCCACTACGCAGCATCGCAGAGGCGCTACTTCGCGCCCACGTGCGCATTACTTGGCTCCTGCATCCCGTACAAGCTGACCGACATCGGTGAGGGGATAACagaggtgcaggtgctgaGCGTTCGTGTAAAGGCCGGCGACAGCATCAATGAGTTCGATCCCATCTGTGAGGTGCAAAGCGATAAGGCCACAGTCGACATCACGTCCCGCTACAAGGGCGTTGTGAAGGCGGTGTACCTGCAGCCTGGTACAACCGCGAAGGTGGGCTCGATCATGCTTGACATCGTGCCAGAGGACACTGGCGACGCGCCAGTGGCGGCCTCGCAGTCCCGCAGTGCGGCATCACCTTCGCCAGCGGCGCCTTCAGCTCCACCGGCACGTTCCTCTGAGTCGAAGCCGTCATCGAACCCCTCGTCGGGTAAGGCGCTTGCGACGCCGGCCACGCGGTACATGGCGCGGGAGCACCTGCTGGACCTCGCGCGTGTGCCGGCCACCGGCAAGGGCGGGCGCGTAACAAAGGGCGACGTGCTCCAATTCATCGCAGCGGGTGCATctacagcagcggcgccatcgcccCCATCTATGGCGCCGGCCGGCACTAGTGCCGTACCTGGCGCCGTCGTGCTTGGACTTCCAACGGAGCCGGGCGACACCATCCTGCCCATCATCGGCGTGCGCCGCGGCATGGTCAAGGCAATGACCCAGGCTGCGTCTATTCCCACCTTCACCTTCAGCGAGGAGTACGAACTCACCAGACTCATGGCGGCGCGCGAGTCGCTGAAGGATGCGGTGAAGGAGCGCAGTAAAGGTAAGGCAAAGTTGTCCTTCATGCCTTTCTTTCTCAAGGCAGCGTCCATCGCACTGCAGCAACACCCCGACATCAACGCTCACTGCCCGGCGGACTGctcggcgctggtgcgcaaGGCGGCACACAACATCGGCTTCGCCATGGACACGCCGAACGGGCTCATCGTGCCGGTCGTGCTGCACGTGGAGCGCAAGTCAATCCTCGACATCGCCATCGACATGCAAACCCTCATCGAGCGCGGCAAGAACAACAAACTGACGACTCAGGACATGGCGGGCGGCACCTTCACGCTGAGCAACATCGGCCCGATCGGAGCAACGGTAAcagcgccggtgctgctcccGCCTCAGGTCGCTATTGGGGCCATTGGCCGCCTGCAGAAGCTTCCGCGCTTCGACGCGAACGGCAACCTGTACGCTGCGAATGTCGTCTGCTTTTCCTTCACCGCTGATCATCGTGTGATTGACGGCGCGAGCATGGTGCGATTTGCGAAGACGCACAAGTGGCTGTTGGAGAATCCCGAGAATATGCTCGTTGATCTGAGGTAA